In Spirosoma aureum, a single genomic region encodes these proteins:
- a CDS encoding autotransporter outer membrane beta-barrel domain-containing protein, producing MPKLYYLFLLGLSSPLLTSGQTNYVANSPNSLSPGTRNTLVGPGAGNATMSGTFNVFVGYQAGLGNTSSNANSFFGSFSGTANSTGSKNSFIGYGTGSANTTGSDNTFVGFTAGNGNTSGERNAFLGSNAGFSTTTGNNNAFIGYNAGNANTTGANNTFVGNVTGQNNTTGTGNVFIGSTSGVNNTTGYSNLALGTLAGYQNKTGHNNVMMGDSAGLNNLVSNNIFIGSKAGYTNQTGQLSTFVGFQSGYNAVADSNTFVGFRSGYMTTTGKGNTFFGTASGQLNSTGSHNTFVGNRAGPASSNVDDNVYIGYATGNHDSGSRNTFIGTGTDAIAHNLTNATAIGAGAQVAVSNAVVLGNETNVGIGTSSPTARLEINSSVNHDSGVRLSQLTSNSPAQLASYDKLLTVDATGKLVLTQAGHYSIRSVAEWSDNVLMANYELRSLGEVEHYIQLHQHLPGIPSAVEVVEQGIDAAKMDARLLAKIEELTLYSIQLEKDKQQQQSVNQKQQTEIDELKQLVKQLLNKK from the coding sequence ATGCCTAAACTCTACTACCTCTTTTTGCTTGGGCTGAGTAGCCCACTGCTGACGAGCGGCCAGACTAACTATGTCGCTAATAGTCCGAATTCACTATCGCCTGGTACCAGAAACACACTGGTAGGCCCTGGGGCGGGTAATGCAACAATGTCAGGCACCTTCAATGTCTTCGTAGGCTATCAGGCGGGCCTGGGTAACACATCGAGCAATGCCAACTCCTTTTTCGGCTCCTTTTCGGGGACGGCTAATTCAACAGGTTCTAAAAATTCCTTTATTGGGTATGGGACGGGATCGGCCAATACAACGGGGAGTGACAATACATTTGTTGGTTTCACGGCAGGGAATGGGAATACAAGCGGGGAAAGAAATGCCTTTTTAGGGTCCAATGCGGGTTTTAGTACTACAACAGGAAATAATAATGCCTTTATCGGGTACAACGCAGGAAATGCCAATACGACGGGCGCCAATAATACTTTTGTGGGAAATGTGACGGGCCAAAACAATACAACGGGAACAGGTAATGTCTTTATCGGATCCACTTCTGGCGTGAATAACACAACGGGTTACAGCAATCTGGCGTTGGGAACGCTGGCCGGTTACCAGAATAAAACAGGCCATAACAACGTCATGATGGGTGACTCCGCGGGTTTAAACAATCTTGTTTCAAACAATATTTTTATCGGGTCTAAAGCAGGCTATACGAATCAGACAGGCCAGTTAAGTACCTTCGTGGGTTTTCAATCCGGCTACAACGCCGTGGCTGACTCCAATACGTTCGTCGGTTTTCGATCGGGTTATATGACGACCACGGGTAAAGGCAATACGTTCTTTGGTACCGCTTCCGGCCAGCTTAACAGTACGGGTAGCCATAACACGTTTGTGGGTAATAGAGCGGGCCCAGCAAGTAGTAATGTAGATGATAATGTGTATATCGGCTATGCGACTGGCAACCATGACAGTGGTTCCCGGAACACATTTATCGGCACCGGCACCGATGCTATCGCGCATAACCTAACCAATGCTACGGCCATCGGTGCGGGCGCTCAGGTTGCTGTCAGTAATGCGGTTGTATTGGGTAATGAAACCAACGTAGGGATTGGAACGTCGTCTCCTACTGCCCGGCTGGAAATCAATAGTAGCGTGAATCATGATTCTGGTGTTCGCCTGAGTCAGCTGACATCCAATAGCCCCGCTCAACTAGCTTCATACGATAAGCTACTCACGGTCGATGCTACGGGTAAACTGGTTCTAACGCAGGCAGGGCACTACTCAATACGGAGCGTAGCCGAATGGTCGGATAACGTCTTGATGGCAAATTACGAGCTACGCTCACTAGGTGAGGTAGAACACTATATTCAGCTTCATCAACACTTACCGGGTATTCCTTCGGCCGTCGAAGTCGTTGAACAAGGTATTGACGCGGCCAAAATGGATGCCAGACTACTGGCAAAGATCGAAGAACTAACTCTATATAGCATTCAACTAGAGAAGGATAAACAGCAACAGCAGTCTGTGAACCAAAAACAACAAACCGAGATCGACGAATTGAAGCAATTGGTCAAGCAGTTACTGAACAAAAAGTGA
- a CDS encoding DUF6371 domain-containing protein, with translation MLSFTLMDARSYRYHLPPKAIKSDCPACGPRHRRTLSRYVDRLTGEPLPDIYGRCDRETNCGYHLNPYHKEASGLSYFEQMKARNSLSPIPKIWFKQAAKKKFEGGSKQHIVTWLIQQQGATLDQAERVAAFLFDLPETRPVSQVTSQNQLCTIPEEVLEQSLTKYERNQFAWLLRRHFGDQVADDLLKRFQIGTSSRWPGACVFWFIDELNRIRGGQIKLFDETFHTVKYIIKEGEKRSRTSWVHSAYARRCDQQNRPYPAWLTAYLDERNQVQKSPCLFGLPQLLTAPLHQPVAIVEAPKTAVICTPYFPGFVWLAVGALSYLNAERLAPLRGRKIELFPDLSPDGSAFERWNRVAGELLAQGFHITVSTYLEDNATDDEKMAGADLADFLLEPWQGGTPN, from the coding sequence ATGCTTAGTTTTACGTTGATGGATGCCCGTTCGTATCGATATCACCTTCCTCCAAAAGCAATAAAGTCCGATTGCCCTGCCTGTGGACCCAGGCATCGTCGGACGCTAAGCCGTTATGTCGATCGGTTAACCGGTGAACCCTTGCCCGATATCTATGGACGATGCGATCGGGAAACCAACTGTGGTTATCATTTGAACCCCTACCACAAAGAAGCTTCCGGGCTGTCCTATTTTGAGCAGATGAAGGCCCGGAATAGCCTTAGCCCGATACCAAAAATTTGGTTTAAGCAGGCGGCTAAAAAGAAGTTTGAGGGCGGATCGAAGCAGCATATTGTTACCTGGCTTATTCAGCAACAGGGAGCTACCCTTGACCAGGCCGAACGAGTGGCGGCCTTCCTGTTCGATCTGCCCGAAACACGGCCGGTATCGCAGGTAACTTCTCAAAATCAACTCTGTACCATTCCTGAAGAGGTATTGGAGCAATCATTAACGAAGTACGAACGGAATCAGTTTGCCTGGCTCTTACGTCGTCATTTTGGAGATCAGGTAGCCGATGATTTACTAAAACGGTTCCAGATTGGTACGTCGTCCCGTTGGCCGGGGGCCTGTGTGTTCTGGTTCATCGATGAGCTAAACCGCATACGCGGTGGTCAGATCAAGCTCTTTGATGAAACGTTTCATACCGTCAAATACATCATCAAAGAGGGCGAAAAACGCAGCCGAACCAGCTGGGTTCATTCGGCCTATGCCCGACGCTGCGATCAGCAGAACCGGCCTTACCCAGCCTGGCTGACGGCTTATCTGGATGAACGGAACCAGGTTCAGAAGTCGCCCTGCCTGTTTGGCTTACCGCAACTGCTGACAGCACCCCTTCATCAGCCGGTAGCGATTGTCGAAGCACCAAAAACGGCTGTAATCTGTACACCCTATTTCCCCGGCTTTGTCTGGCTGGCTGTTGGAGCGTTATCCTATCTAAATGCAGAGCGGCTGGCACCCTTACGCGGCCGAAAAATAGAGTTATTTCCTGACCTCTCGCCAGACGGGAGTGCCTTTGAGCGTTGGAACCGGGTTGCGGGTGAACTCCTGGCTCAGGGCTTTCACATTACCGTATCCACCTATCTGGAGGACAATGCCACTGATGATGAAAAAATGGCTGGTGCTGACCTGGCGGATTTCCTGCTCGAACCGTGGCAGGGTGGTACCCCTAACTAA
- a CDS encoding LytTR family DNA-binding domain-containing protein codes for MNKPAHQTDQTIKIPGVVKPIPIGLITHCKGYGNYTLIYRLGEKYPIVSSWTLKLFEKQLPSFLRANKSTLINHRHIMSIERLDGRSLEFMLANEAPVMVARRRVQGIRAKLAQLQNQKESAASFARLA; via the coding sequence ATGAATAAGCCAGCACACCAAACCGATCAGACAATTAAAATTCCGGGAGTCGTTAAGCCAATCCCTATTGGACTTATAACGCATTGCAAAGGTTATGGTAACTATACCTTAATCTATCGCCTTGGAGAAAAGTATCCCATTGTTTCCAGCTGGACGCTGAAGCTGTTTGAAAAGCAATTACCCAGCTTTCTAAGAGCCAATAAATCCACCTTGATCAATCATCGTCATATTATGTCAATAGAAAGACTCGATGGTCGGTCATTGGAATTTATGTTAGCCAATGAAGCGCCCGTAATGGTTGCCCGTCGACGGGTGCAGGGCATTCGAGCGAAACTGGCGCAGCTTCAAAACCAGAAGGAAAGTGCGGCATCGTTTGCCCGATTGGCTTGA
- a CDS encoding gliding motility-associated C-terminal domain-containing protein — protein sequence MGQNLIPNGSFESYRNCPRQDNLLSEAIPWYNPTRATPDFYHECFQTGQMALPPHTGKGLGHLFLDRGWSEYMSVPLLKPLIANECYYFEMYIALETPSKFLTQTLGAYFSAQPIQTATTDLLSVNPQFIDSHLTTSTPALKWQQVSGTISARGGEQYATIGSFYKEPPLLGFYYLFVDDILLVPIKLDLGRDTTLCGKNSTYRLNAQTPGATDYLWNDGSTQPTLLVKKPGTYFVKVTTACKILHDTISIDYALDFDLGPDTTLCNGQTLTLKVPPHLASRDYWQDGSSQNTFLVTQAGQYSVRVTQANCIVTDSIRVRYIEPPQLDLGADKELCGAQQFTIKPIAVNGQFAWKDQFLTPERTVNSSGVFFATVQNECATVTDSIEISYGACDCVLYTPDLFTPNGDGLNDVFLAYSCGDITINSLSIFNRWGELIYTTSQAPFQWDGYFNGAVCQIGVYTWRIQYQLSQHHVVKPGQKQGSISLLR from the coding sequence ATGGGGCAAAATCTTATTCCAAATGGAAGTTTTGAAAGCTATAGAAACTGCCCTCGCCAGGACAACCTTCTTTCCGAAGCAATACCCTGGTATAATCCTACCAGAGCAACCCCTGATTTTTATCATGAGTGTTTTCAGACTGGACAGATGGCCTTGCCACCTCATACAGGAAAAGGATTAGGGCATCTGTTTTTAGATCGGGGCTGGTCTGAATACATGTCGGTACCTCTCCTGAAGCCATTAATAGCCAATGAGTGTTATTACTTTGAGATGTACATTGCCCTGGAAACACCGAGTAAGTTTCTTACCCAGACGCTCGGCGCTTATTTTTCTGCTCAGCCTATTCAAACGGCAACAACCGATTTACTCAGCGTCAATCCGCAATTTATTGATAGTCATCTCACAACCAGCACCCCAGCCTTGAAGTGGCAGCAAGTATCAGGCACTATCAGCGCGCGAGGAGGAGAACAATATGCAACCATTGGAAGCTTCTACAAAGAACCGCCTTTATTAGGCTTTTATTACCTTTTCGTTGATGATATTCTACTTGTACCGATCAAGCTTGATTTAGGCAGGGATACAACTTTATGCGGTAAAAACAGTACCTATCGGCTTAATGCGCAAACGCCCGGTGCTACCGATTATCTTTGGAATGACGGCAGCACCCAGCCTACACTGCTGGTAAAAAAGCCAGGAACCTACTTCGTTAAAGTAACGACCGCCTGTAAAATTCTGCACGATACAATTTCGATTGACTATGCTCTTGATTTTGATCTGGGCCCCGATACTACCCTATGCAATGGCCAAACGCTTACGCTGAAAGTCCCCCCGCATTTAGCTTCCAGGGATTACTGGCAGGATGGGTCTTCGCAAAATACATTTCTGGTTACGCAGGCTGGCCAGTATAGTGTTCGGGTCACACAGGCGAACTGCATCGTTACGGATAGCATCCGGGTTCGCTACATTGAGCCACCACAGCTAGATTTAGGAGCAGACAAAGAGCTATGTGGCGCTCAGCAGTTCACAATTAAACCCATTGCCGTTAACGGTCAATTTGCCTGGAAAGACCAATTTCTAACGCCGGAAAGGACCGTAAATAGCTCTGGAGTCTTTTTCGCAACCGTTCAGAATGAATGTGCGACGGTTACAGACTCTATCGAGATCTCCTACGGTGCCTGCGACTGTGTTTTATACACACCTGATTTGTTTACACCCAATGGAGACGGATTGAACGATGTTTTTTTAGCGTATAGTTGTGGCGATATTACGATCAACTCGCTCTCTATCTTTAATCGGTGGGGTGAGCTAATTTATACAACCAGCCAGGCACCTTTTCAGTGGGATGGTTACTTCAACGGTGCCGTTTGCCAGATAGGGGTATATACGTGGCGAATTCAATACCAATTGAGCCAGCATCATGTTGTGAAACCCGGGCAAAAACAAGGATCAATTAGTCTGCTTCGTTAA
- a CDS encoding RNA polymerase sigma factor: protein MRKAKLADEQLVKHYQDTSSDDSFEMLYSRYVGKVYQKCLSITKDSESAQDYTQDIFIKVFNKLDTFQNRSTFSTWLYSVSHHYCLDQLRLNKRLSTETLSDDVINGVSEPDSPESVDNQLQLLEGVMSELSAEEVKLLRLKHEQGLSIKEISHQYNISESAVKMRLKRTRDRLQELYLRYYS, encoded by the coding sequence ATGAGAAAGGCTAAACTAGCCGATGAGCAACTGGTAAAACATTACCAGGATACCAGTTCAGATGATTCCTTTGAGATGCTTTATAGTCGATACGTCGGCAAAGTCTATCAAAAATGCCTGTCTATTACTAAAGATTCCGAATCGGCCCAGGACTACACACAGGACATTTTCATCAAAGTATTTAATAAGCTAGATACCTTTCAGAACCGGTCGACATTTTCGACCTGGCTATATTCGGTTTCGCACCATTATTGCCTGGATCAGCTCCGCTTAAATAAGCGACTCAGCACCGAAACATTATCGGATGATGTTATTAATGGTGTATCGGAACCTGACTCTCCCGAATCAGTAGATAATCAACTCCAATTGCTGGAAGGGGTAATGAGTGAATTATCAGCTGAGGAAGTGAAATTACTGCGTCTGAAACATGAGCAGGGATTATCCATTAAAGAGATAAGTCATCAATATAACATTTCGGAGAGTGCCGTGAAGATGCGCTTAAAACGCACACGAGATAGGCTACAGGAGTTGTACCTGCGTTATTATTCGTAA
- the denD gene encoding D-erythronate dehydrogenase: MQLIITGGAGFLGQRLAKALLNSSFIFDELLLVDIVMPANPGNDTRITCQQADLSEGDEAQNLITAKTGIIFHLAAVVSSHAEKDFDLGWKVNLDITRQLLEACRHQRQGIRFVFASSLAVYGGSLPAIVNEATVVTPHSSYGAQKAIGELLINDYTRKNFVDGRVLRLPTICVRPGRPNLAASSFVSSIIREPINGEEAICPVAPELPVLVSSPDTIIQNIIKGASLDGAVFGGWRTVNLPGISVTVQQMLESLERVTDKETLARVQFKPDPAINAIVLSWPTVMDNTRALELGFAIDSHFDQFITQFIAQNNA; the protein is encoded by the coding sequence ATGCAACTAATTATAACGGGTGGAGCAGGCTTTCTGGGCCAACGACTGGCGAAAGCACTCTTAAACAGTTCATTCATCTTTGATGAGTTACTTCTGGTCGATATAGTGATGCCAGCTAATCCTGGCAATGACACCAGGATCACTTGTCAACAAGCCGACCTTTCGGAAGGCGATGAAGCCCAAAACCTGATCACAGCTAAAACCGGAATCATTTTCCATCTTGCTGCCGTGGTAAGCAGTCATGCAGAAAAAGACTTCGATCTGGGCTGGAAAGTAAATCTCGATATTACCCGGCAGCTCCTGGAGGCATGCCGTCATCAACGTCAGGGTATTCGGTTTGTGTTTGCCAGTTCCCTTGCCGTATATGGGGGTTCGTTGCCAGCTATCGTCAATGAAGCAACCGTGGTGACCCCTCATTCGTCTTATGGCGCCCAAAAGGCCATTGGGGAACTGCTGATTAATGACTATACCCGTAAAAACTTTGTGGACGGGCGGGTATTGCGTTTACCAACCATTTGCGTTCGGCCCGGCCGGCCTAATCTGGCAGCTTCCTCGTTTGTCAGCAGCATCATTCGGGAGCCCATTAACGGCGAAGAGGCTATTTGTCCCGTAGCGCCTGAGCTTCCTGTTTTAGTGTCGAGTCCTGATACGATCATTCAGAATATTATCAAAGGAGCATCTCTGGATGGGGCCGTTTTTGGAGGATGGCGCACGGTAAACCTGCCGGGAATTAGTGTAACCGTACAACAGATGCTGGAATCGCTTGAGCGCGTTACGGATAAAGAAACGCTGGCCAGGGTCCAATTCAAGCCTGATCCGGCTATCAATGCAATCGTACTCAGCTGGCCTACGGTAATGGACAATACCAGGGCGCTGGAGCTTGGGTTCGCGATAGACAGCCATTTTGATCAGTTTATCACTCAATTCATCGCTCAGAACAATGCGTAG
- a CDS encoding four-carbon acid sugar kinase family protein: protein MYVSISQKMGQLPPDYKEEMLASIREEFSASGKTIVVLDDDPTGTQTSHDVTVLTSWRVGLIAEELKRKPPILFILTNSRSLPEKEAVELAHEIGYNLKEAVNASGREIVVISRSDSTLRGHFPAEVDSIASMLDMTEATIVLVPAFIEGGRFTIGDVHYLVENQELVPVSDTPFAHDVVFGYKHADLKLWVEEKTKGRVKAADVGSLSIDDIRVGGPQVVKEKLMACANGSIYIVNAASYRDLEVVAMGLIWAEKSGKKFLYRSSATLVPIRAGMESGKIFSPPKEATNSVNGALVVVGSHVPKTTSQLNWLLKNGNYQSIEVNVAEILQSVEPQLEATAISRQTDEWLSAGKNVVIHTSRQLAVGTDSESSLRINASVSDFLVNIMKSLTVRPKFIVAKGGITSSDLASKGLSSEKAVVLGAVIPGVPVWQMDRESKFPGIKYVVFPGNVGDEAALDEVCRKLAG, encoded by the coding sequence ATGTATGTGTCTATAAGTCAGAAAATGGGCCAGTTACCTCCCGATTATAAGGAGGAGATGCTCGCATCCATTCGCGAAGAGTTTAGTGCGAGTGGTAAAACCATTGTGGTGCTCGACGATGATCCTACCGGTACACAAACGTCTCATGATGTAACCGTGCTTACGTCGTGGCGTGTAGGACTGATTGCAGAAGAATTGAAAAGGAAACCGCCAATTTTGTTTATTCTCACCAATTCGCGCAGCTTGCCCGAGAAGGAAGCGGTTGAACTTGCGCACGAAATTGGCTATAACTTAAAAGAAGCTGTTAACGCTAGCGGACGGGAGATTGTCGTTATCAGCCGAAGTGATTCTACATTGAGAGGCCATTTCCCGGCTGAAGTGGATTCTATCGCCAGCATGCTGGACATGACAGAGGCTACAATCGTATTGGTGCCAGCCTTTATTGAAGGCGGGCGATTTACGATTGGTGATGTGCATTACCTAGTTGAAAATCAGGAGTTAGTACCCGTGTCGGATACACCTTTCGCTCACGATGTGGTGTTTGGATACAAGCACGCTGATTTGAAACTATGGGTAGAAGAAAAAACCAAAGGACGGGTAAAGGCAGCGGATGTGGGCTCCCTATCAATTGACGATATCCGGGTGGGTGGGCCGCAGGTAGTTAAGGAAAAATTGATGGCCTGTGCCAACGGGTCGATTTATATTGTCAACGCTGCCAGTTACCGGGATCTGGAGGTCGTTGCAATGGGCTTGATATGGGCAGAGAAGTCGGGGAAAAAGTTTCTATACCGCAGTTCGGCAACGTTGGTTCCTATCCGGGCTGGTATGGAGAGCGGTAAAATTTTTTCTCCCCCCAAAGAGGCCACAAATTCTGTCAATGGAGCACTCGTTGTGGTAGGATCGCATGTTCCTAAAACAACCAGCCAGCTTAACTGGCTTCTGAAAAATGGCAACTATCAATCCATCGAAGTGAATGTAGCAGAGATCCTGCAATCAGTAGAACCACAGTTGGAGGCAACAGCAATTAGCCGACAAACGGATGAGTGGCTTTCTGCCGGAAAGAATGTGGTGATTCATACCAGTCGCCAGTTAGCGGTAGGTACTGATTCTGAAAGTAGTTTGCGAATCAATGCTTCGGTTTCCGATTTTCTGGTCAATATCATGAAAAGCCTTACGGTCCGGCCGAAATTTATTGTGGCCAAAGGAGGAATTACCTCCAGTGATCTGGCATCCAAAGGGCTTTCTTCAGAAAAAGCGGTGGTTCTTGGAGCTGTAATTCCTGGGGTTCCGGTCTGGCAAATGGATAGGGAGAGCAAATTTCCGGGGATTAAGTATGTCGTTTTCCCCGGTAATGTTGGCGATGAAGCCGCGCTGGATGAGGTATGCCGGAAGTTAGCGGGTTAA
- a CDS encoding prolyl oligopeptidase family serine peptidase: MRYIHLIRLSLMLSSSAALAQSGSHNTNEPLAYPKARKTDQTDTYHGTTVADPYRWLEDDRSAETAEWVKAENKVTFDYLSQIPYRQQLQNRLEQIYNYPKYSAPSRKGEWFYFSKNDGLQNQAVLYRQKGLDGKPELVIDPNKLSADGTTRLGAFSLSKDGKYAVVGLSKGGSDWQEYQVMELATKQYLSDKIEWVKVSGTAWQGDGFYYSRYPKPEGSALAAKNENHQVFYHKLNTPQSADRLVYEDPQHPQRFHIASTTDDERFLLLSVSDRGKGKDGNALFFMDAKIDQKSFSPVVEDVTDFSYGVVDNDGDRLLILTNEKAPNSKVIAYDTKKKAFSTLIAEKPEPIAENSVSAAGGKLFVEYSKDVTSNVEVFDYTGKRESDIQLPAIGSAGGFGGEKDDKFVFYTFTSFTFPPTIYRYDIATRKSTIFRAPEVDFKPTDYETKQVFYTSKDGTKVPMFLTYRKGLKLDGTNPTLLYGYGGFNISLPPAFSPLRIPFLEQGGVYAQANLRGGSEYGEKWHEQGMKLKKQNVFDDFIAAAEYLIAQKYTSPAKLAVQGGSNGGLLVGAVMNQRPELFRVAIPQVGVMDMLRFHKFTIGWNWIADYGSSDNADEFKALYAYSPIHNLKTGVAYPATLITTADHDDRVVPAHSFKYAATIQEVYKGQNPVLIRIDTNSGHGASNTKKNIETTADIYSFILWNMGVKSLREIASK; encoded by the coding sequence ATGCGTTATATTCACCTCATTCGATTATCGCTTATGCTTAGCTCTTCTGCGGCTCTGGCTCAGTCAGGAAGCCACAACACCAATGAACCTTTGGCTTACCCTAAAGCCCGAAAAACCGATCAGACCGATACCTACCACGGCACTACTGTTGCCGACCCTTATCGCTGGCTCGAAGACGATCGCTCTGCCGAAACCGCCGAATGGGTAAAAGCGGAAAATAAAGTTACATTCGACTATTTGTCGCAAATTCCGTACAGACAGCAACTTCAAAATCGACTTGAGCAGATTTATAACTATCCTAAATACTCTGCACCAAGCCGTAAGGGCGAATGGTTCTATTTTTCGAAGAACGATGGCCTTCAAAATCAGGCAGTTCTGTATCGGCAGAAAGGTCTTGACGGAAAACCGGAATTAGTAATCGATCCCAATAAACTTTCGGCCGATGGTACTACACGACTAGGCGCATTTTCGCTCTCGAAAGATGGTAAATACGCCGTCGTTGGCCTTTCCAAAGGTGGCTCCGACTGGCAGGAATACCAGGTTATGGAACTGGCTACCAAGCAATATCTGTCAGATAAAATCGAATGGGTAAAAGTGTCGGGCACCGCCTGGCAGGGTGACGGATTTTATTACAGCCGCTACCCTAAACCCGAAGGCAGTGCACTGGCCGCCAAGAACGAAAATCACCAGGTTTTCTACCATAAACTAAACACGCCCCAAAGCGCCGATCGGTTGGTTTATGAAGATCCTCAACATCCTCAGCGATTCCACATTGCCAGTACTACCGACGATGAGCGGTTCCTGTTGCTCAGTGTGAGTGATCGGGGCAAGGGAAAAGACGGAAATGCGTTGTTTTTCATGGATGCCAAAATCGATCAGAAATCGTTTTCGCCCGTTGTAGAAGACGTGACCGACTTCAGTTATGGCGTGGTCGACAACGATGGGGATCGGCTGTTGATTCTGACCAATGAGAAAGCGCCCAATAGTAAAGTCATTGCCTACGACACAAAAAAGAAGGCTTTTTCGACGCTTATTGCGGAGAAACCAGAACCTATTGCCGAGAATAGCGTCAGCGCAGCCGGCGGCAAATTATTTGTCGAATACTCGAAGGATGTTACCTCAAACGTAGAGGTGTTTGACTATACCGGAAAGCGGGAAAGCGATATTCAACTCCCAGCCATCGGTTCGGCAGGCGGATTTGGTGGCGAGAAAGACGATAAGTTTGTATTCTACACATTCACATCTTTTACGTTTCCGCCAACGATCTACCGGTACGATATTGCCACCCGTAAAAGCACGATTTTCCGGGCTCCCGAAGTAGATTTTAAGCCAACAGACTACGAAACCAAGCAGGTTTTCTACACCAGTAAAGACGGAACCAAAGTGCCCATGTTCCTCACCTATCGTAAGGGGTTGAAGCTGGATGGCACGAACCCAACACTTCTGTATGGCTATGGCGGATTCAATATTAGCCTACCCCCGGCATTTAGTCCGCTACGAATTCCCTTCCTGGAGCAAGGTGGTGTTTATGCCCAGGCAAACTTACGCGGTGGTAGCGAGTATGGAGAGAAATGGCACGAGCAGGGCATGAAGCTGAAAAAGCAGAATGTATTTGACGATTTCATTGCAGCCGCCGAATACCTGATTGCGCAAAAGTACACCAGCCCGGCTAAACTGGCTGTTCAGGGTGGGTCAAATGGTGGGTTGCTTGTTGGAGCGGTTATGAATCAGCGTCCCGAACTGTTTCGGGTCGCGATTCCGCAAGTGGGCGTCATGGATATGCTCCGATTCCACAAATTCACGATTGGCTGGAACTGGATTGCCGATTACGGTAGCAGCGATAATGCCGATGAGTTTAAGGCCTTGTATGCCTACTCACCAATTCATAATCTGAAAACGGGTGTCGCTTATCCGGCTACCCTTATCACAACTGCCGACCACGACGACCGGGTTGTACCGGCACACTCGTTTAAGTATGCAGCCACCATACAGGAGGTTTATAAAGGCCAGAATCCGGTGCTGATCCGGATTGACACTAACTCCGGGCACGGTGCCAGCAATACCAAAAAGAATATTGAGACCACGGCCGACATCTATTCGTTCATCCTCTGGAATATGGGTGTGAAGAGCCTTCGAGAAATCGCCAGTAAGTAA